From Kitasatospora sp. MAP12-44:
AAGACCGCGAAATGCTGCACCGAGATGAAGTCCACCACATGGCCGCGGAAGACCCCGGGCGCCCGGAACAGCCGGTCGGTCAGGTTGCCCAGCGCCCCGCCGAGCAGCAGGCCCAGCGCGATCGCCCAGGGCAGGCTGTAGAGCCGCCGCGAGATCCGCCAGATCACCACGATCACGGCCGCGGCGATCAGCGTGAAGACCACCGTCATGGTCTGGCCCATGCCGAAGGCGGCACCGGGGTTGCGGATCACCTGCAGGGTGACCACGTCGCTGATGATCCTGATCGGCGCGCGGCCCTCGAGCTTGGCGACCACCAGCAGCTTGCTGATCAGGTCGATCACGTACGCGAAGAGCGCGACCGAGAAGAGCACGCCGATCCGGCGCCGGCGCAGCGCCGAGCGCTCGCCGTCCGAGACGGCACTCGCACCGCCCGGCTGGTCCGGTTCGCACTGCGCGGCGTCTTCCACTGGCACGTCCTCGGCCGGGACGGGCTCGTCCTGGGTCTGGGGGGAACCTGGGGTGCTGATGATCCGCTCCGCTGCCAATGGGGGCCGACGTTACGGGGTCGAGCGTACGGCACGCGCTGCGCGCACCGGCCCGACCCCGTCTGCACGGCTGACCTTGGACCGACCGGTCCTAGCGGCGCTCCTGCTTCGCCTTGCAGGAGATGCAGAGGGTGGCCCGCGGGAACGCCTGCAGCCGGGCCTTGCCCACCGCCTGGCCGCAGGACTCGCAGACCCCGAAGCCGATGCCCTCCAGGCGGGTCAGCGCGCGCTCGGTCTGGCTGAGCATGTCGCGGGCGTTGTTGGCCAGCGAGAGCTCGCTCTCGCG
This genomic window contains:
- the lspA gene encoding signal peptidase II; the encoded protein is MEDAAQCEPDQPGGASAVSDGERSALRRRRIGVLFSVALFAYVIDLISKLLVVAKLEGRAPIRIISDVVTLQVIRNPGAAFGMGQTMTVVFTLIAAAVIVVIWRISRRLYSLPWAIALGLLLGGALGNLTDRLFRAPGVFRGHVVDFISVQHFAVFNLADSAIVCGGILVVLLSFRGSNPDGSTHSQVTESRAAKSE